A genomic stretch from Algoriphagus halophilus includes:
- a CDS encoding OsmC family protein: protein METLQKTVNGFKSQDIMDTVGAIQSNPEIAKFKFRARNKWISGGHNRSTIQDFYGACREDETRKEPFVFDNSEPPILLGNNEGANPVEFILHGLAGCMTTTMMLHAAANGISVDHVESSLEGDLDVQGFLGLDETIRNGYQKIKVNFKIEGDLTEEEKQKLISFAYMSPVFDIVTNKVPVSLSLNA from the coding sequence ATGGAAACATTACAAAAAACAGTAAACGGATTCAAATCTCAAGATATTATGGATACCGTTGGAGCAATTCAATCTAACCCTGAAATTGCAAAATTTAAATTTAGAGCTAGAAACAAATGGATTTCTGGAGGACACAACAGAAGTACTATTCAAGATTTTTATGGTGCTTGTAGAGAAGACGAAACCAGAAAGGAACCATTTGTTTTTGACAACAGTGAACCACCAATTTTATTGGGAAACAACGAAGGTGCTAACCCTGTAGAATTTATTCTTCATGGTTTGGCTGGTTGTATGACCACAACCATGATGCTTCATGCTGCTGCCAACGGAATTTCTGTGGATCATGTAGAGTCAAGTTTAGAAGGAGATCTCGATGTTCAAGGTTTTTTAGGATTGGACGAAACTATTAGAAATGGGTATCAGAAGATCAAAGTGAACTTCAAGATAGAAGGAGACCTTACAGAGGAAGAAAAGCAAAAATTAATTTCCTTTGCATATATGTCACCTGTTTTTGACATTGTTACGAACAAAGTTCCAGTGTCCTTATCACTTAATGCGTAA
- a CDS encoding nucleotidyltransferase family protein, which translates to MGIVKNNIDKIIQLCSSHEVDKLYLFGSAETDAFTESSDVDLLVSFRKFDLGRYFENYMDFKSKLEGLLKRKVDLVEEQTLKNPVLIRSIERTKQLIYG; encoded by the coding sequence ATGGGTATAGTAAAAAACAATATTGATAAAATCATTCAATTATGCTCTTCGCACGAAGTGGATAAGCTATACCTTTTTGGTTCTGCTGAAACTGATGCTTTTACAGAATCAAGTGATGTGGACTTGCTTGTTAGCTTCCGTAAGTTTGATTTAGGTCGTTATTTTGAAAACTACATGGACTTTAAAAGTAAGCTTGAGGGCTTATTGAAACGGAAAGTCGATTTAGTTGAAGAACAAACTTTAAAAAACCCTGTTTTGATCCGCTCTATAGAAAGAACAAAACAGTTGATCTATGGATGA